A single region of the Oxyura jamaicensis isolate SHBP4307 breed ruddy duck chromosome 6, BPBGC_Ojam_1.0, whole genome shotgun sequence genome encodes:
- the SMC3 gene encoding structural maintenance of chromosomes protein 3, which produces MYIKQVIIQGFRSYRDQTIVDPFSSKHNVIVGRNGSGKSNFFYAIQFVLSDEFSHLRPEQRLALLHEGTGPRVISAFVEIIFDNSDNRLPIDKEEVSLRRVIGAKKDQYFLDKKMVTKNDVMNLLESAGFSRSNPYYIVKQGKINQMATAPDSQRLKLLREVAGTRVYDERKEESISLMKETEGKREKINELLKYIEERLHTLEEEKEELAQYQKWDKMRRALEYTIYNQELNETRAKLDELSAKRETSGEKSRQLRDAQQDARDKMEEIERQVRELKTKISAMKEEKEQLSAERQEQIKQRTKLELKAKDLQDELAGNSEQRKRLLKERQKLLEKIEEKQKELAETEPKFNSVKEKEERGIARLAQATQERTDLYAKQGRGSQFTSKEERDKWIKKELKSLDQAINDKKRQIAAIHKDLEDTEANKEKNLEQYSKLDQDLNEVKARVEELDRKYYEVKNKKDELQSERNYLWREENAEQQALAAKREDLEKKQQLLRAATGKAILNGIDSINKVLEHFRRKGINQHVLNGYHGIVMNNFECEPAFYTCVEVTAGNRLFYHIVDSDEVSTKILMEFNKMNLPGEVTFLPLNKLDVRDTAYPETNDAIPMISKLRYNPRFDKAFKHVFGKTLICRSMEVSTQLARAFTMDCITLEGDQVSHRGALTGGYYDTRKSRLELQKDVRKAEEELGELEAKLNENLRRNIERINNEIDQLMNQMQQIETQQRKFKASRDSILSEMKMLKEKRQQSEKTFMPKQRSLQSLEASLHAMESTRESLKAELGTDLLSQLSLEDQKRVDALNDEIRQLQQENRQLLNERIKLEGIITRVETYLNENLRKRLDQVEQELNELRETEGGTVLTATTSELEAINKRVKDTLARSDDLDNSIDKTEAGIKELQKSMERWKNMEKEHMDAINHDTKELEKMTNRQGMLLKKKEECMKKIRELGSLPQEAFEKYQTLSLKQLFRKLEQCNTELKKYSHVNKKALDQFVNFSEQKEKLIKRQEELDRGYKSIMELMNVLELRKYEAIQLTFKQVSKNFSEVFQKLVPGGKATLVMKKGDVEGSQSQDEGEGSTESERGSGSQSSVPSVDQFTGVGIRVSFTGKQGEMREMQQLSGGQKSLVALALIFAIQKCDPAPFYLFDEIDQALDAQHRKAVSDMIMELAEHAQFITTTFRPELLESADKFYGVKFRNKVSHIDVITAEMAKDFVEDDTTHG; this is translated from the exons ATGTACATCAAGCAG GTAATCATTCAAGGCTTCCGAAGCTACAGGGACCAAACCATTGTGGATCCATTCAGCTCAAAGCATAATGTCATTG TGGGAAGAAATGGATCTGGAAAAAGCAACTTCTTTTATG caatTCAGTTTGTCCTCAGTGATGAGTTCAGTCATCTTCGCCCAGAGCAGAGGTTGGCTTTGTTGCAT GAAGGTACGGGCCCTCGtgttatttcagcttttgtgGAAATTATATTTGACAATTCAGACAACAGATTACCG atTGATAAAGAGGAAGTCTCACTTCGCAGAGTCATTGGAGCCAAGAAGGACCAATATTTCTTAGACAAGAAAATGGTGAC gaaaaatgaTGTAATGAATCTTCTGGAAAGTGCTGGATTTTCTCGCAGTAACCCGTACTATATTGTCAAACAAGGAAAG ATCAACCAGATGGCCACAGCTCCTGACTCTCAAAGACTGAAGTTACTAAGAGAAGTAGCTGGTACCAGAGTGTATGATGAACGTAAAGAAGAGAGTATTTCACTAATGAAAGAAACAG AGGGTAAGCGAGAGAAGATCAATGAGTTGTTGAAATACATTGAAGAACGACTTCATACCCttgaggaggagaaagaagagttgGCTCAGTACCAGAAATGGGATAAAATGAGGAGAGCATTAGAATATACAATTTATAATCAGGAGCTTAATGAAACCCGAGCTAAGCTTGATGAG ctttctgccaAAAGAGAGACAAGTGGAGAGAAGTCCAGGCAGCTGAGAGATGCACAGCAAGATGCTAGAGATAAAATGGAg GAAATAGAACGGCAAGTTCGTGAGCTGAAGACAAAGATTTCTGcaatgaaagaagagaaagaacaacTTAGTGCTGAAAGACAGGAGCAGATTAAACAGAGGACTAAACTAGAGCTTAAGGCTAAAGACCTGCAGGATGAATTAGCTGGCAACAGTGAACAAAGG aaaagaCTGTTAAAAGAGAGGCAAAAGCTTCTTGAGAAAAttgaggagaaacagaaagaactAGCAGAAACGGAGCCAAAATTCAacagtgtaaaagaaaaagaagagagaggaattGCTAG ACTTGCACAGGCTACGCAGGAAAGAACAGATCTTTATGCAAAACAAGGTCGGGGAAGCCAGTTCACATCCAAAGAAGAAAGGGATAAGTGGATAAAGAAAGAACTGAAGTCTCTAGATCAAGCCATCAATGACAAGAAGCGGCAGATTGCAGCTATACACAAGGATTTGGAGGATACAGAggcaaataaggagaaaaatttGGAACAGTATAGT AAACTGGACCAGGATCTTAATGAAGTGAAGGCTCGTGTTGAAGAACTGGACAGAAAGTACtatgaagtgaaaaataaaaaggatgaaCTACAGAGCGAAAGAAA TTATCTATGGAGAGAGGAGAATGCAGAGCAACAAGCTCTTGCTGCAAAGCGGGAGGacttagaaaagaaacagcagcttcTCAGAGCAGCAACAGGAAAG GCCATTTTGAATGGTATAGACAGCATCAACAAGGTTTTGGAGCACTTCCGCCGAAAAGGCATAAACCAGCATGTTCTAAATGGCTATCACGGCATTGTGATGAACAACTTTGAATGTGAACCAGCTTTCTATACTTGTGTTGAAGTTACTGCGGGGAACAG GTTGTTTTATCACATTGTGGATTCTGATGAAGTCAGTACAAAAATCTTAATGGAATTTAACAAAATGAACCTTCCTGGAGAAGTTACTTTCCTCCCTTTGAACAAGCTGGATGTTCGAGATACTGCTTATCCTGAAACTAAT GATGCCATTCCTATGATCAGTAAACTGAGATACAATCCAAGATTTGACAAAGCTTTCAAACATGTATTTGGAAAGACTCTAATTTGCCGTAGCATGGAAGTATCTACCCAGCTGGCCAGAGCTTTCACCATGGACTGTATTACTCTGGAAG GTGATCAAGTCAGCCATCGTGGTGCTTTGACTGGAGGTTATTATGACACAAGAAAGTCTCGGCTAGAATTGCAAAAAGATGTTagaaaggcagaagaagaaCTTGGTGAACTTGAAGCAAAACTCAATGAAAACTTGCGTAGAAACATTGAaa GGATTAATAATGAAATTGACCAGCTAATGAACCAAATGCAGCAAATTGAAACGCAGCAGAGAAAGTTCAAAGCCTCTCGAGACAGTATTttgtcagaaatgaaaatgctgaaggagAAGAGGCAACAGTCTGAAAAGACATTTATGCCTAAG CAACGCAGCTTACAGAGCTTGGAAGCAAGTTTACACGCTATGGAATCAACTAGAGAATCACTAAAAGCAGAACTGGGGACCGATTTGTTGTCTCAACTCAGTCTTGAAGATCAGAAACGTGTGGATGCTCTTAATGATGAAATTCGACAACTACAGCAA gaaaacagacagcttttgaatgAGAGGATTAAACTAGAAGGCATTATCACAAGAGTTGAAACATATCTCAATGAAAATCTGAGAAAACGCTTAGACCAAGTGGAACAA GAACTGAATGAACTACGAGAAACAGAAGGAGGCACAGTTCTTACAGCCACAACATCAGAACTTGAGGCTATCAACAAACGAGTGAAAGATACACTGGCACGGTCAGATG ATCTGGATAATTCAATTGataaaacagaagcaggaaTTAAAGAGCTGCAAAAGAGCATGGAGCGCTGGAAGAACATGGAAAAGGAGCATATGGATGCCATTAACCATGACacaaaagaacttgaaaaaatgACTAACAGGCAAGGCATGCTCCtcaagaagaaggaagaatgcATGAAGAAAATCCGAGAACTGGGTTCACTTCCACAGGaggcttttgaaaaatatcagaCTCTAAGTTTAAAGCAG TTATTCCGCAAGCTGGAGCAGTGCAATACAGAACTGAAGAAGTACAGTCATGTtaataaaaaagctttagaCCAGTTTGTAAATTtctcagagcagaaggaaaaactgatAAAAAGACAAGAGGAACTGGACAGGGGCTACAAATCCATCATGGAGCTGATGAATGTGCTAGAGCTTAGGAAATATGAGGCTATTCAGCTGACTTTCAAACAG GTGTCAAAAAATTTCAGTGAAGTATTCCAGAAGTTAGTCCCTGGTGGCAAGGCCACATTAGTGATGAAGAAAGGAGATGTGGAAGGCAGTCAGTCCCAGGATGAAGGCGAAGGCAGTACGGAGAGTGAAAGGGGATCTGGATCACAGAGCAGCGTTCCATCTGTAGACCAGTTCACTGGAGTTGGCATAAGG GTATCGTTCACAGGGAAGCAGGGTGAAATGAGAGAAATGCAGCAACTTTCAGGTGGACAGAAATCCTTAGTAGCTCTAGCCTTGATATTTGCTATCCAGAAATGTGATCCAGCTCCATTTTACTTGTTTGATGAAATTGACCAAGCCCTGGATGCtcagcacagaaaagctgtttcag ATATGATTATGGAACTCGCTGAACACGCTCAGTTTATTACAACAACTTTTAGGCCTGAACTGCTGGAGTCAGCTGACAAGTTCTATGGTGTAAAATTCAGAAACAAG GTTAGTCATATTGATGTGATCACAGCAGAAATGGCCAAAGACTTTGTAGAAGATGACACCACGCATGGTTAA